In one Dehalogenimonas formicexedens genomic region, the following are encoded:
- a CDS encoding acyl-CoA dehydratase activase codes for MIAAGLDVGSRTIKLVLFAEGKVIHSAVADSGLKPVDRCRKILEGRSFDKLMVTGYGRDLVAPELSGATISEISAQAAAARWLFPDAGSVIDIGGQDSKVIRLSAAGVAKFEMNDRCAAGTGKFLEIMARALELSIDDFAQTAADAERSVTLNSLCTVFAESEVVSLINKGEDAHAIALGLHQAVAARVGSMAKRVGMADRLVFSGGGAKNPCLVKLLGEKLNLRISVPDEPQITAALGAAIIASR; via the coding sequence ATGATCGCCGCCGGCCTCGACGTCGGTTCCCGTACCATCAAACTGGTGCTGTTCGCCGAAGGTAAAGTTATCCATTCCGCCGTCGCCGACAGCGGTCTGAAGCCCGTGGACCGCTGCCGTAAGATTCTCGAAGGCCGCTCGTTCGACAAACTAATGGTGACCGGATACGGACGTGACCTGGTGGCGCCCGAATTGTCCGGCGCCACCATCTCCGAGATCTCCGCCCAGGCCGCCGCCGCCCGTTGGCTCTTCCCGGACGCCGGCAGCGTCATCGACATCGGCGGGCAGGACTCAAAGGTCATCCGGCTTTCGGCGGCAGGAGTCGCCAAGTTTGAGATGAACGACCGGTGCGCCGCCGGTACTGGCAAATTCCTGGAGATCATGGCCCGCGCCCTTGAGCTTTCCATCGACGACTTCGCCCAAACCGCCGCCGATGCCGAAAGATCCGTAACTTTGAACTCCCTCTGCACCGTCTTCGCCGAGTCCGAGGTCGTTTCCCTCATCAACAAGGGCGAGGACGCCCACGCCATCGCCCTCGGCCTGCACCAGGCCGTCGCCGCCCGCGTCGGTTCGATGGCAAAAAGGGTCGGCATGGCCGACCGTCTGGTCTTCTCCGGCGGCGGCGCTAAAAACCCCTGCCTGGTAAAATTGCTCGGAGAAAAACTAAACCTTAGAATATCCGTGCCTGACGAGCCTCAAATAACCGCCGCCCTCGGCGCCGCCATCATCGCCTCCCGTTGA
- a CDS encoding DUF2277 domain-containing protein: MSRNIHMLFNFDPPATEEEVNAAAQQFVRKVSGFANPSAANHKAFDQAIREVSRATSKLLDSLVTEAPAKNREIEAAKRHARAVERFGRG, translated from the coding sequence ATGAGCCGCAATATTCACATGCTGTTCAATTTCGATCCGCCGGCGACCGAGGAAGAGGTCAACGCGGCGGCGCAGCAGTTTGTCCGCAAGGTCAGCGGCTTTGCCAATCCGTCCGCCGCCAATCACAAAGCCTTCGACCAGGCGATCAGGGAAGTGTCCCGGGCTACTTCTAAACTCCTGGATTCGCTGGTGACAGAGGCCCCGGCGAAGAACAGGGAGATCGAGGCCGCCAAGCGGCACGCCAGGGCGGTCGAACGGTTTGGCCGCGGCTAG
- a CDS encoding YihY/virulence factor BrkB family protein gives MTIKQTVAKLKKKYTPTYERWLAKPPIQLIVRIANQAGNTGAGDLAGNVSFNVILSLLPLLFGVLAIFAYFFNNMDFQARLFDFFSANLPTSIDNLQTNLARIADSRAALGFVGIVGSLWTGINIFSSLDDAVNRAWGIRKFRPVFKSKLLALAMLFSCGLLFFFSIGFSGALEFFPDIPLFKSALVQTADYIASFLLMFLLFSLVYKIFPNAKTTWREVFPGALFAAVAFELARRFFFAFAGNSARFEVIYGSLSTVILFITWVYYASMVTIIGAIFTVEYNALRQERREGTYHVVKPGESHNAPYEEKVFAKTRNKGK, from the coding sequence GTGACCATCAAACAAACCGTCGCCAAGCTGAAAAAGAAGTACACCCCGACTTATGAACGTTGGCTCGCCAAGCCGCCCATCCAGTTGATCGTCAGGATAGCCAACCAGGCCGGCAACACCGGCGCCGGAGACCTGGCGGGCAATGTTTCGTTTAATGTCATCCTGTCACTGCTGCCTCTGCTTTTCGGTGTGCTCGCTATCTTCGCGTATTTTTTCAACAACATGGACTTCCAGGCTCGGTTGTTCGATTTCTTTTCTGCCAACCTGCCAACGTCGATCGATAATCTCCAGACCAACCTGGCGCGCATCGCGGATTCCAGGGCGGCGCTCGGCTTCGTTGGTATCGTCGGCAGCTTGTGGACGGGGATCAACATTTTCAGCAGCCTGGATGACGCCGTAAATCGCGCCTGGGGCATCCGGAAGTTCCGGCCGGTTTTTAAGTCGAAATTATTGGCTCTGGCGATGTTGTTTAGCTGCGGCTTGCTCTTTTTCTTTTCCATCGGGTTTTCAGGAGCGCTGGAATTTTTCCCGGATATCCCCCTTTTTAAGAGCGCGTTGGTCCAAACCGCTGATTACATAGCCTCCTTCTTGTTGATGTTCCTACTGTTTTCCCTGGTCTACAAGATCTTCCCGAACGCCAAAACCACCTGGCGAGAGGTCTTCCCGGGGGCGCTGTTCGCCGCTGTCGCCTTCGAGCTAGCCCGCCGCTTTTTCTTTGCCTTTGCCGGAAACTCCGCCCGCTTCGAAGTCATCTACGGCAGCCTGTCGACGGTAATCCTGTTCATCACCTGGGTATACTACGCCTCGATGGTGACCATCATCGGCGCCATTTTTACTGTTGAGTACAATGCGTTGCGCCAGGAACGCCGGGAGGGGACGTATCATGTCGTAAAGCCCGGCGAGTCCCACAACGCCCCGTATGAAGAAAAGGTCTTTGCGAAAACTCGAAATAAAGGGAAATAG
- a CDS encoding KamA family radical SAM protein: MQYHAYSVHNFRSIPQIANLTREQIDAIEVVGSVLPFKTNNYVVENLIDWSKAPDDPMFILTFPQKDMLSPEHYATMEKLILSGADKARIKEAADAIRLQLNPHPAGQIELNVPVWCGETLSGFQHKYRETVVFFPSQGQTCHAYCTFCFRWPQFSGMEGLKFASRESELLVDYVRGNPGVTDVLFTGGDPLIMKTKILESYLRPLLEADLPNLRHIRIGTKALGYWPYRFTTDDDAAGLLSLFREVKAAGKHLAFMANFNHPAELEGEAVEEAIARIIETGAVIRTQSPLLRHINDSPEVWAGIWQKQVDLGCIPYYMFVARDTGAQRYFSLPLVRAWEIFREAYQRVSGICRTVRGPVMSCLPGKVQILGTAAIQGQKLLTFRMIQGRNPDWVARPFFSEYDEAATWYTDLKPAFGEDFFFKAELDGILRNGAHHQKHEFE; encoded by the coding sequence ATGCAATACCACGCATATAGCGTTCATAATTTTAGGAGCATTCCGCAGATTGCCAATCTGACGCGGGAACAGATCGATGCCATCGAGGTGGTCGGTTCGGTTTTACCTTTCAAGACCAACAATTACGTCGTCGAAAACCTTATAGATTGGTCGAAGGCGCCTGATGATCCCATGTTCATCCTGACCTTTCCCCAAAAAGACATGCTTTCTCCGGAGCATTACGCCACCATGGAGAAACTCATTCTTTCAGGCGCCGATAAAGCCCGCATCAAGGAGGCCGCCGACGCCATCAGGCTGCAGCTCAACCCTCACCCCGCGGGCCAGATCGAACTCAACGTTCCTGTGTGGTGCGGCGAAACTTTGAGCGGCTTCCAACACAAGTACCGGGAGACGGTGGTCTTCTTCCCCAGCCAGGGCCAGACCTGCCACGCCTACTGCACCTTCTGCTTCCGCTGGCCGCAGTTCAGCGGTATGGAAGGGCTGAAGTTTGCCTCCAGGGAGTCCGAACTGCTGGTCGATTACGTCAGGGGCAACCCGGGCGTCACCGACGTTCTTTTTACCGGCGGCGACCCTCTGATCATGAAAACCAAAATCCTTGAATCGTACCTTCGGCCACTTCTGGAGGCCGACTTGCCCAACCTCAGGCACATCCGCATCGGCACCAAGGCGCTAGGCTACTGGCCGTACCGCTTCACCACCGACGACGATGCCGCCGGTTTGTTGTCGCTGTTCAGGGAAGTAAAGGCCGCCGGCAAGCACCTGGCGTTCATGGCTAACTTCAACCATCCGGCTGAACTTGAAGGTGAGGCCGTTGAAGAAGCCATAGCCAGGATTATAGAGACCGGGGCGGTGATCAGGACTCAATCACCCCTCTTGCGGCACATCAACGATTCTCCCGAGGTTTGGGCTGGAATATGGCAGAAGCAGGTCGACCTGGGCTGCATCCCCTATTACATGTTCGTCGCCCGGGACACCGGCGCCCAGCGTTATTTCTCATTGCCCCTGGTGAGGGCATGGGAGATCTTCCGGGAGGCCTATCAGCGCGTCAGCGGCATTTGCCGAACCGTCCGCGGCCCGGTCATGTCCTGCCTCCCCGGCAAGGTGCAGATACTCGGGACCGCCGCCATCCAAGGCCAAAAATTGTTGACCTTCAGGATGATCCAGGGCCGCAATCCGGATTGGGTGGCTCGCCCATTTTTCAGCGAGTACGACGAGGCGGCTACCTGGTACACCGACCTGAAACCCGCCTTCGGCGAAGATTTCTTTTTCAAGGCTGAATTGGACGGGATTTTAAGGAATGGAGCGCATCACCAAAAACATGAATTCGAGTAG
- a CDS encoding uracil-DNA glycosylase — MVDITPLGELAREIYNCQRCGLYKNTTNAVPGEGNPHAEIMFIGEGPGYNEDRTGRPFCGAAGNFLTQLITSIGLKREDVYITNIVKHRPPGNRDPLPEEIEACKPWLDRQLEIIKPKVIVTLGRYSMARFFPGVTISRIHGQSQKCGEYTCFAMYHPAAALHQGSLRATIEADMLKLPNILEDIRKREQPAPIPIATKPPPQEARQLNLFGF; from the coding sequence ATGGTTGATATTACCCCACTGGGCGAACTTGCCCGGGAGATTTACAACTGCCAGCGCTGCGGGCTTTACAAAAACACCACTAACGCCGTCCCCGGGGAAGGCAACCCCCACGCGGAGATAATGTTTATCGGTGAAGGCCCGGGATACAATGAAGACCGGACGGGCAGGCCGTTCTGCGGCGCGGCGGGCAATTTCCTGACTCAACTAATTACTTCAATCGGCCTCAAGCGGGAGGACGTTTATATCACCAACATCGTCAAACACCGGCCGCCGGGCAACCGCGACCCGCTGCCGGAGGAGATCGAAGCCTGCAAACCCTGGCTCGACCGCCAACTGGAGATAATAAAGCCCAAGGTAATCGTGACACTGGGAAGGTATTCGATGGCCCGGTTTTTCCCGGGCGTCACCATCTCCCGCATCCACGGCCAGTCGCAAAAGTGCGGCGAGTACACCTGCTTCGCGATGTACCACCCGGCGGCGGCGCTGCACCAGGGATCGCTCCGCGCCACCATAGAAGCGGATATGCTTAAACTGCCTAATATACTCGAGGATATAAGAAAACGTGAACAACCAGCCCCAATCCCAATCGCAACAAAACCGCCGCCGCAGGAAGCCCGGCAACTCAACCTCTTCGGCTTCTAG
- the yedF gene encoding sulfurtransferase-like selenium metabolism protein YedF — protein sequence MPDIIDARGKPCPQPVLLAAEALKSSNDITIIVDNPGSQQNVAKFGKTQGCESSAEVKPDGIYIRLTRSAVAAKPQAPTAFGIVIFIGSDIIGRGENTELGSLLMQSFLNTLQSLPNRPETLLFMNNGVKLVAEGSHVLGELRQLADSGIELLACGTCLSRLGLANKIAIGQVSNMFTIADTMMRASKVISL from the coding sequence ATGCCTGATATCATCGATGCCCGCGGCAAGCCCTGCCCCCAACCCGTCCTTCTGGCCGCCGAAGCCCTCAAGTCATCCAACGACATAACCATCATCGTCGATAACCCTGGCTCACAGCAGAACGTAGCCAAGTTCGGCAAGACCCAGGGCTGTGAGTCCTCCGCCGAGGTCAAACCTGACGGCATCTACATCCGTCTGACCAGGTCGGCTGTCGCCGCCAAACCCCAAGCCCCCACTGCCTTCGGGATCGTCATCTTCATCGGCTCGGACATCATCGGCCGCGGCGAGAATACTGAACTCGGCAGCCTGTTGATGCAGAGCTTCCTGAACACTCTCCAATCCCTGCCCAACCGCCCGGAGACCCTCCTCTTCATGAACAACGGGGTCAAACTGGTGGCCGAAGGCTCCCACGTCCTCGGTGAGCTCAGGCAGCTTGCTGATTCAGGCATCGAGCTCCTCGCCTGCGGCACCTGCCTGTCCCGCCTCGGCCTGGCTAACAAGATAGCGATAGGTCAGGTTTCCAACATGTTCACCATCGCTGACACGATGATGCGGGCGTCAAAAGTGATTAGTCTTTAG
- a CDS encoding double-cubane-cluster-containing anaerobic reductase: MVLTENEQMWADLGIDLQAHGQLMNALGPIYQDIYLSQKNRPKGMGFYDFVVGDIHGIRVKELREHAKSGGKVVATYCVFVPEEFCWAAGAIPISLCAGTAFSIPAAEEVLPRNTCALIKSSFGFKLGRLCPYVQVSHLIVGETTCDGKKKMFELLAEHQPVYVMEVPNKRGPAGRALWQQEVRDFKARIEELTGNKITAENLAEAIKKVNARRREFKRLSQLRAADPAPISGKDALLATQVSMYDDVDRETQIMKALNDELEERVKNGVGVFPKGAKRILISGSPMAIPNWKLHHIIESAGAVVVGEESCTGSRFFDELVPEGITDLDEMLTALADRYLKTNCACFTPNCERLDDIIGMAKALNADGVIHYNLQFCHTYANEAIQVDKALEKAGVPLLRIETDYSDEDAGQLKTRIDAFLETL, from the coding sequence ATGGTTTTAACCGAAAACGAGCAGATGTGGGCAGACCTTGGTATCGACCTTCAAGCTCATGGTCAACTGATGAATGCCCTCGGTCCCATTTACCAGGACATTTACCTCAGCCAGAAAAACCGCCCCAAGGGCATGGGTTTTTACGATTTCGTCGTCGGAGACATCCACGGCATCCGGGTCAAGGAACTGCGTGAACACGCCAAATCCGGCGGCAAGGTGGTAGCCACCTACTGCGTCTTCGTCCCGGAGGAATTCTGCTGGGCGGCGGGCGCCATACCCATCAGCCTCTGTGCCGGCACCGCCTTTTCCATTCCCGCCGCCGAAGAAGTGCTGCCCCGCAATACCTGCGCTTTGATAAAATCATCCTTCGGCTTCAAGCTGGGCAGGTTGTGCCCCTACGTCCAGGTTTCTCATCTCATCGTCGGTGAGACCACCTGCGACGGTAAGAAAAAGATGTTCGAGCTCCTGGCCGAGCACCAGCCGGTCTACGTCATGGAGGTACCCAACAAGCGAGGACCCGCCGGCCGCGCCCTGTGGCAGCAGGAGGTCCGGGATTTCAAGGCCAGGATCGAAGAACTGACGGGCAACAAGATCACCGCCGAAAACCTGGCCGAGGCGATCAAGAAGGTCAACGCCCGCCGCCGGGAGTTCAAGCGCCTGTCGCAACTCAGGGCCGCCGACCCGGCGCCCATTTCCGGCAAGGACGCCCTCCTGGCCACCCAGGTGTCGATGTACGATGACGTCGACCGCGAGACCCAGATCATGAAAGCTTTAAACGATGAACTCGAGGAGCGGGTCAAAAACGGGGTCGGCGTCTTCCCCAAAGGCGCCAAGCGCATCCTCATCTCCGGCTCCCCCATGGCTATCCCCAACTGGAAGCTGCACCACATCATCGAAAGCGCCGGCGCTGTAGTCGTCGGCGAGGAGTCCTGCACCGGCAGCCGCTTCTTCGATGAGCTCGTTCCCGAGGGTATCACCGACCTCGACGAGATGTTGACCGCACTGGCTGATCGATACTTGAAAACCAACTGCGCCTGCTTCACCCCCAACTGCGAACGGCTGGACGACATCATCGGCATGGCGAAGGCCTTGAATGCCGACGGCGTCATTCACTACAACCTGCAGTTCTGCCACACCTACGCCAACGAGGCCATCCAGGTAGACAAGGCGCTGGAAAAAGCCGGCGTCCCGCTCCTGCGGATTGAGACCGACTATTCCGACGAGGACGCCGGGCAACTCAAGACCCGCATCGATGCCTTCCTGGAGACTTTATAA
- a CDS encoding pentapeptide repeat-containing protein, with translation MIFKKKAYYQESFTSLSLDGEAFEGIEFEECQFYKCSFVNCTFEGCKFLECKINECRFSADKVPHTRFIEVKFTTSQLIGIDWTKADAIEGLEFTDSKLNYSNFRLLKPPRIKMIRCEAKEADFTEADLTGAIFTGTDFENSRFFKTNLTGADFKGAKNYFIDARVNTLKKTKFSMPEALSLLNGLDVIIE, from the coding sequence ATGATTTTCAAGAAGAAAGCCTATTACCAGGAGTCTTTTACATCCCTGTCGCTCGATGGAGAAGCGTTCGAGGGCATCGAATTTGAGGAATGCCAGTTTTACAAATGCAGCTTCGTGAACTGCACCTTCGAGGGATGTAAATTCCTGGAGTGCAAGATCAACGAATGCCGGTTCAGCGCCGACAAGGTGCCCCACACCAGGTTCATCGAAGTGAAGTTTACTACTTCTCAGTTGATCGGCATCGACTGGACCAAAGCGGATGCCATCGAAGGGCTGGAATTCACCGACAGCAAACTCAATTATTCCAACTTTCGCCTGCTGAAGCCGCCCCGGATCAAGATGATCAGGTGCGAGGCCAAGGAAGCCGATTTCACCGAAGCCGACTTGACCGGGGCGATTTTCACCGGAACGGATTTCGAGAACAGCCGCTTTTTCAAGACCAACCTAACAGGCGCCGATTTCAAGGGCGCCAAAAACTATTTCATCGACGCCAGGGTCAATACCCTTAAGAAGACCAAGTTTTCCATGCCCGAAGCGCTGTCATTGCTGAACGGGCTGGATGTCATCATCGAATAA
- a CDS encoding GIY-YIG nuclease family protein, whose amino-acid sequence MSDKKELINEYKQRKITGGVFRVVNTMNDKYLLDYATDLQAKQNSFNFMVATNASFDYKMDKDWKEFGAQAFRFEVLDSLEKKKDQTQEQFIEDLKMLKGMWGERLGDVLKY is encoded by the coding sequence ATGAGCGATAAGAAAGAACTGATAAACGAATACAAGCAGAGGAAGATCACCGGCGGGGTGTTCAGGGTCGTCAACACCATGAACGACAAGTACCTGCTCGATTACGCGACAGACCTGCAGGCCAAGCAGAATAGCTTCAATTTCATGGTGGCGACCAACGCCAGCTTCGACTACAAGATGGACAAGGATTGGAAAGAGTTCGGGGCGCAGGCGTTCAGGTTCGAGGTTTTGGATTCACTCGAAAAGAAGAAAGACCAGACCCAGGAGCAGTTTATCGAAGACCTGAAGATGTTGAAGGGGATGTGGGGGGAGAGGTTGGGGGACGTCCTCAAGTATTGA
- a CDS encoding ribose-phosphate diphosphokinase — MDEMKVFTGNAHPALAKAVVDYLGIPMGNSQVFQFSNENTFVKILDNVRNRDTFVIQPFSTPVNQSILEMLIMIDALKRASAGRITAVVPYYAYGRTDKKDQPRVPITARLLADLLTTAGANRLLTVDLHAAQIQGFFNIPVDELSAMSLLTTYIKKMNLSPLVVVATDIGISKRARDFAARLDAPLAIIEKRRLGNEDKTETLNIIGDVKGRIALTVDDEIDTAGSLTNSVQTLLNNGATEVYACCTHPVLSGPAIKRIQGSAVKEVIVTDTIPVLGEKHIDKITVLSVASLLGEAIHRIHTGLSVGAMFQQE, encoded by the coding sequence ATGGATGAGATGAAGGTCTTCACCGGCAACGCCCACCCGGCATTAGCTAAAGCCGTGGTCGATTATCTCGGCATTCCGATGGGCAACAGTCAGGTCTTCCAGTTCTCCAACGAAAACACTTTCGTTAAGATCCTGGACAACGTCCGCAACCGAGATACCTTTGTCATCCAGCCTTTTTCGACACCGGTTAACCAGAGCATCCTCGAGATGCTGATCATGATCGACGCCCTGAAACGGGCTTCGGCCGGGCGTATCACCGCCGTCGTCCCCTACTACGCCTACGGCCGCACCGATAAGAAAGACCAGCCCCGCGTGCCCATCACCGCCCGTCTCCTTGCCGACTTGCTGACAACTGCAGGTGCCAACCGTTTGCTCACCGTCGATCTCCACGCCGCCCAGATCCAGGGCTTCTTCAACATCCCCGTCGACGAGCTCTCTGCGATGAGCCTGCTGACCACCTACATCAAGAAGATGAACCTGTCGCCTCTGGTGGTCGTCGCCACCGATATCGGTATTTCCAAGCGCGCCAGGGATTTCGCCGCCCGGCTTGACGCGCCCCTCGCCATCATCGAAAAACGCCGCCTCGGCAACGAGGACAAAACGGAAACCCTGAACATCATCGGCGATGTCAAAGGCCGCATCGCCCTCACCGTCGACGACGAGATCGATACCGCCGGCTCTCTGACCAACTCGGTGCAGACGCTTTTAAATAACGGCGCCACCGAGGTCTACGCCTGCTGCACCCACCCGGTGTTGTCCGGTCCCGCCATCAAGCGCATCCAGGGATCGGCGGTCAAAGAAGTCATCGTCACCGATACTATCCCGGTGCTGGGTGAAAAACACATCGATAAGATCACCGTACTATCGGTGGCATCGCTCCTGGGTGAGGCCATCCACCGAATCCATACCGGCCTCTCCGTCGGCGCCATGTTCCAGCAGGAATAG
- the glyA gene encoding serine hydroxymethyltransferase, translated as MTRLRFDDPDIYNAIAAEDKRQQETINLIASENYASRAILQAQGSSLTNKYAEGYPGKRYYGGCHNMDTIETIAIERCKELFKADHANVQPHSGAQANMGAYFALIKPGDTIMGMSLSHGGHLTHGAKVNFTGKMYNVVAYGLDPETERINYAEMEKLADECQPKIIVAGASAYPRVIDFERIRRICDRVGAKMMVDMAHIAGLVAAGAHPTPVPYADVVTSTTHKTLRGPRGGFILCKAELAHAIDAAMFPGIQGGPLMHVLAGKAVAFREATTPEFGDYARQVLANSKTLARELQKHGFRLVSGGTDNHLVLLDLTATGVNGKDAEEALGRCNIVVNRNTVPFVISQKATAPNGMRLGTPAVTTRGFGEPEMIQIAAWVHEVIKNFGNPDIEARIAGEVRALTEKFPVPGITD; from the coding sequence GTGACCAGACTGCGTTTTGACGATCCGGATATCTACAATGCCATCGCCGCCGAGGACAAGCGGCAGCAGGAAACGATCAATCTCATCGCCTCCGAGAACTACGCCTCCCGCGCCATCCTGCAGGCGCAGGGCTCCTCCCTGACCAACAAATACGCCGAGGGCTACCCCGGCAAGCGCTACTACGGCGGCTGCCACAACATGGACACCATCGAGACCATCGCCATCGAGCGCTGCAAGGAGCTGTTCAAGGCCGACCACGCCAACGTCCAGCCCCACTCCGGCGCCCAAGCCAATATGGGCGCCTACTTTGCCCTGATCAAGCCCGGCGACACCATCATGGGCATGAGCCTGTCGCACGGCGGCCACCTCACCCACGGCGCCAAGGTTAACTTCACCGGCAAGATGTACAACGTCGTCGCCTACGGTCTCGACCCGGAGACCGAGCGCATCAATTACGCCGAAATGGAAAAACTGGCCGATGAATGTCAGCCGAAGATTATCGTCGCCGGGGCCTCCGCCTATCCCCGCGTAATAGATTTCGAGCGCATCCGCAGGATCTGCGACAGGGTCGGCGCCAAGATGATGGTGGATATGGCCCACATCGCCGGCCTGGTTGCCGCCGGCGCCCATCCTACCCCCGTCCCCTACGCCGATGTGGTGACCTCGACTACCCACAAGACCCTCCGCGGTCCCCGCGGCGGTTTCATCCTCTGCAAGGCTGAACTGGCCCACGCCATCGACGCCGCCATGTTCCCCGGCATCCAGGGCGGGCCCCTGATGCACGTCCTGGCCGGCAAGGCGGTCGCCTTCCGCGAAGCCACCACCCCTGAATTCGGCGACTACGCCCGCCAGGTGCTGGCCAATTCAAAGACGCTTGCCCGCGAACTCCAGAAGCATGGCTTCCGCCTTGTTTCCGGCGGCACCGACAACCACCTGGTCCTGCTAGATCTCACCGCCACCGGCGTCAACGGCAAGGACGCCGAGGAAGCCCTTGGCCGCTGCAACATCGTGGTCAACCGGAATACGGTGCCTTTCGTCATCAGCCAGAAGGCCACGGCTCCCAACGGCATGCGGCTGGGCACTCCGGCGGTCACCACCCGCGGTTTCGGCGAACCGGAAATGATCCAGATCGCCGCCTGGGTCCACGAGGTTATCAAGAATTTCGGCAATCCCGACATTGAAGCCCGCATCGCCGGAGAAGTCAGGGCGCTGACCGAAAAATTTCCCGTTCCCGGAATAACAGATTAG
- a CDS encoding reductive dehalogenase — translation MSTFHSTVSRREFMRALGLTGAALGTAGLVAPVFHDLDEVAASTDSVGPKMPWYVKKREAYNPTVPVDWSLVKPFDSDERKSWPYEKRPATPPEVFEEQMLKIDPKLDWKDPRRQAMQNGARASFSRSHTYGAWLGDLGATTPEKANYPSWQGNVDENHKLLTGAVRFFGSQGVGPLERDDKFMKMMFKKNGNTTYTFDSSISLAEERKLAGNVTERAIPSSYNWAFVWIFRQPMDATLRQAGGGGKSTRNPLGLAENWAMAISYNRLDMVEDRIQKFLRGLGYHGVAGGMSANLPGNSMAIMSGWAEHVRMGQPVSFPRWGVTVRGTYKMITNLPLPAGQPIDFGNYEFCKTCEICSETCPSGSIQRGDPTWDGNPVGNPAQQYGFLGWRTEFQTCPHCPICHRMCPFNALETDGYSFVHDVVKATITNTTVLNRFFANMDRTFKYSELPESGYWDVFDKHPVWGWDSRT, via the coding sequence ATGTCAACATTTCATTCCACGGTCAGCCGGCGCGAATTCATGAGGGCACTTGGTCTCACCGGGGCGGCTTTGGGGACCGCCGGGCTGGTTGCCCCGGTTTTCCATGACCTTGATGAAGTAGCCGCATCGACAGATTCTGTCGGACCAAAAATGCCATGGTACGTAAAAAAACGAGAAGCCTATAACCCTACGGTTCCTGTCGATTGGTCCTTGGTCAAGCCCTTTGATTCAGATGAGAGAAAGTCATGGCCTTATGAAAAGCGGCCGGCTACTCCCCCCGAAGTCTTCGAAGAACAGATGCTGAAGATCGATCCGAAACTCGATTGGAAAGATCCCAGAAGACAGGCTATGCAGAACGGGGCTAGAGCCAGCTTTTCGAGGAGCCACACCTACGGCGCGTGGCTGGGCGATCTGGGAGCCACCACCCCTGAAAAAGCCAACTATCCTTCCTGGCAAGGCAATGTGGATGAAAACCATAAACTCCTTACCGGTGCCGTACGGTTTTTCGGGTCCCAGGGAGTGGGCCCGTTGGAACGCGATGACAAGTTCATGAAAATGATGTTCAAGAAAAACGGAAATACAACCTACACCTTTGACAGCAGCATTTCGTTAGCAGAAGAACGGAAACTAGCTGGCAACGTGACAGAAAGAGCAATTCCGTCGTCTTATAACTGGGCATTTGTTTGGATTTTCCGGCAGCCGATGGACGCGACTCTGAGACAAGCTGGCGGCGGGGGTAAAAGCACCAGGAATCCCCTGGGTCTTGCCGAAAACTGGGCAATGGCCATTTCGTACAACAGGCTTGATATGGTCGAAGACCGTATCCAAAAATTCCTCCGCGGCCTCGGTTATCACGGTGTCGCCGGCGGAATGTCGGCGAACCTGCCCGGCAACTCCATGGCGATAATGTCCGGGTGGGCGGAGCACGTTCGGATGGGGCAGCCGGTCTCTTTCCCCCGCTGGGGCGTGACTGTTCGCGGGACCTACAAGATGATAACCAATCTCCCATTGCCGGCTGGACAACCGATCGACTTCGGCAACTATGAATTTTGTAAGACCTGTGAAATCTGCTCAGAAACCTGTCCTTCTGGATCCATTCAAAGAGGGGATCCCACCTGGGATGGCAATCCTGTGGGCAACCCAGCCCAGCAGTACGGATTTCTGGGGTGGCGAACTGAGTTTCAAACATGCCCGCACTGTCCGATATGCCACAGGATGTGTCCATTCAACGCCCTGGAGACGGATGGTTATTCATTTGTCCATGATGTTGTCAAGGCGACGATAACAAATACCACCGTACTAAACCGGTTTTTCGCAAACATGGACAGAACTTTCAAGTATTCGGAACTACCGGAAAGCGGTTACTGGGACGTCTTTGATAAACACCCGGTCTGGGGTTGGGATTCCCGAACTTAA